GGCCACCGGCGCGGTCGCAGCCACTTCGGGGCTGAGGTAGAAGCCGGCCAGCATCGAGACCTTGTCCTTCACCACGAGCTCTTCGGCCAGGCGCTTGGACAAGGTGGGGTCGGCACCCGCGCTGTCGCGGTAGATCACTTCCACCTTGCGGCCACCAGCCTGGTTGCCGTGCAACGCCATGTAGGCGTCGATGCCGTGGCGAAACGACTGGCCAGCCACCGCGAACGGGCCGGTGTAGGGGCCGACGACACCGATCTTGACCGTGTCCTGGGCCAGCGCAGCGGGTGCGGTGGCCACCAGGGAGCTGCCGGCGACAAAGGCCGCCAACAGGCGCAGCAGGGATGTTTTCATGGGATGTACCTCGAACGTGGGGTAGGAAGGAAGTCAAAAACCTCTTCCATGGAAGATATCAGCCAGGCCGGCGTCGACGCATAGGGAAAACCACTAAATTCCAGGATGAATGCCATGCGTTCCCGCGCGTGCGGGAAAAGCTAAGATGGTTCCCGTGGTTTCCTGAAAATTCTTCTGAGGAAGGCAGAAAGTCGAACATGAAGGGCAGTGCACGCGCCAACGATTCCGCGACCGCAGAGGACCGCTCGGACCTCCCGAGCCTGAGCGAGCTCATCACCCTGCAATGGCAGCGCGAGCGCCCGGACCTGGATCTGCAGAATTTCCTGCTCGCGATCTATTTCATGCGCCTGGGCACGCTGGTGGACCGCGCCTACGACCGCTATTGCCAGAAGCAGTACGGCATCAACGGCGGTGACATGCGCCTGATGCTCGCCTTGCGCCGCAGCGGCCCGCCGTACGTCAAGCGGCCCACCGATCTGTTTCGCGCGCTGCTGGTGACCTCGGGTGCGATCACCAAGAAGGTGGACCGGCTGGTACAGGCCGGTTTCGTCGAGCGTTCACCCGACCCCAGCCACAGCGGCGGGTTTCTGGTGCACCTGACCAAGAAGGGCGCACACGCGGTGGAAGACGCGATCGAGCATCTGGCCCAACATTCGGTGCTGGCGCCGGCCATGGCGCGGCTCACGCCCGAGGCGCGCAAGCACGGTACCGACTTCGCGCTGCGCATGCTCTCCACGCTGGAGCAGACGGAGATGGACATGCCGGAAGAGGAAGCGCCGGCGGTGGCACCGGCCAAACGCGGTGGGCGTCGGCGTTGATCTGATGCCGGCCTGTGCGGCCATAGGGAACCCTCGCGCGCACGGAAGCTCGCAACACGGGTGCGCAGATTCTCGCCACGGCCTTCGGGCCGCATTGCCATTCCCCTGCTCCTCGCAGCCGCGCTCCTGATCGCCTGGGCTTTGCACAGCGGCCGCTTGGTGCTGCCTCCTGCCTGGAACCCCTGGGCACCACTGGACGTAGCCGCGCCGCCCAACGCACTCACGCGCTACAAACTGCAGCGTCTGGCCGACGATCCTGCTTTGTGCCACGCGGTGCTGAGGGGTACGACGCTGGTGCACACACCGGTGCCCGACCACGACGCAGGCGGCGGTTGCGGTTGGCAATCGGCGGTGCGCGTGACCGACGCGCGCTTCGCCCCTGCTTTCACGCTGACCTGCAGCGCGGCCGTCGCGCTGGCGATGTGGGAGCGCCATGCGTTGCAGCCTGCCGCGCTCTCGCACTTCGCTCAACCTGTCGCCCACGTCGAGCACCTGGGCAGCTACGCGTGCCGCAACGTGCGCGGTGATCGGGGAGAGGGCGCGCAACGCAGCCAGCATGCGCTGGCCAATGCGTTGGACGTTGCGGGTCTTCACTTGCGGGACGGCCGCCGCGTGCGCGTGCTCAGCGACTGGCCAAGAGAGCCGAGTGCCGAAGCCTCCTTCCTGCGCGAGGTGCGCGATGGCGCCTGCCGCTTCTTCAACGGCACGCTCAGCCCCCACTACAACGCTGCGCACCGCGACCACCTGCACCTGGACCGCGGCCCGTACCGCATGTGCCGGTAAACACCCAGCTATGGCGCCTTTCGACGCCTCATCCCGTCTCTCGTGAGAATTGCCACGCGTCCTACAAACCGCTCGACCCGTCCGTCATAGCCTTGTCACCGTTGCGGATGCAGCATAGGAGCCCAGCGCGTGCGACGGTTCGTACTGCGTTCAGGCCCTCCAACTTTTCGGGAGCGCGTTTGTGTTTGTCTACGAAATCTCTGGCCCCCAGCCCGGCTTCAAAGAAGGGTTGCTGTTCAACAGCTGCGTGAAGAATCTGCAGCGCCAGCCCGAGTTGTGGCTGGACGAATGTCCGTATCTGCAACCCCTGGCCGCGCGCCGCATCGAGGGATTGCGGGTCCGGCTGGTGCGCGTGCGCGACAACGCGATGGCGAACACCCAGGCGTTGCCGCTGGCCGCCTGAAGACCTCGCACGGCATGTCGGACAGCGCCTACAAGGCGCGGGCCACGGCCGGCTTATCCTCCCGGAAATGAAAACACGGTTGTCGCCCTGGCGCATGTGCGCCGCCCTCGCCCTGGTTCTGGGTCTTGCCGGCTGCGGTGAGCGCGCCGGAAGCCCACCCACCGCCGCGCCCCCCGCCGAAACCGCACTGCCCACGCCGCCGCCAGCGCCCGCCACCGACCAGTGGGTCGGCAAGTGGAATGGCCCCGAGGGCACTTATCTCGAGATCCTCGGCGGCCAGGGCCACTACGACGTGACGGTGCGCAACCTCGACGGGCCACGCACCTTCGCTGGCGCCGGCCAGAACAACACCATCGTCTTCGAGCGTGACGGCCAGCAGGAAACGCTGCGCGCCACCGACGGCCCTCAGACCGGCATGAAATGGCTGGCCGAGAAGAAGAACTGCCTGACGGTGCGCGCGGGCGAGGGCTATTGCAAGGATTGAGGTGAACCCAGGGGCCTGCGGTCGCGCAAGGCGTCCTCGATGTCCCAGTAGGTCTGCATGCCGGCCAGGCGCGACATGCCACCGCGCATGCGCAGCAGAAAATCGTCGGCCTGGTCGATGCGACCGCTCTCCCGCAGACCGGCCCACAAGTCGGTGAGCGACTGCACGACGGCGGCGATGGCGTTGAACGGGTAGAGCGCGGCAGCAAAGCCAGCCTTCTCGAGCTGCTGCAGCGACAACACGGGTGGCACCACGCCGCCGATCCACATCAGCGGCAGATCCGGGACGTCCTGGCGCACCCGCTGAAGATGCGCAGGATCTTCCACATCGAGCAGCAGCAACGCGTCCGCACCCGCCTGTGCGTAGGCCTTGCAGCGCCGCGCGAGCTGCTCCACGTCGCCGGTGGCGCGGTACACGTCGGTGCGCGCGATGACCATGAAATCCGGATGTTGGCGCGCCTTGACCGCCACTTCGATGCGCGCCGCGGCTTCGCTCAGATCCACCAGTCCGCCCTTGCCGCGGTGGTAGTCCACGCTCTTGGGGTAGGGCTGGTCGTCGATGTGCAGGGCCGCCGCGCCGGTGGACTCGATTTCGCGCACCGTGCGGTGCACCTGCGCCACCGAGCCGAAGCCGGCGCCCGCGTCCACGATGAGCGGACACGGCGTGGTGCGCACGATGCGCGTCGAGCAGTCGGCGGTTTCGGTCAGGGTCAACAAGGGTTG
The sequence above is a segment of the Hydrogenophaga sp. BPS33 genome. Coding sequences within it:
- a CDS encoding MarR family transcriptional regulator, coding for MKGSARANDSATAEDRSDLPSLSELITLQWQRERPDLDLQNFLLAIYFMRLGTLVDRAYDRYCQKQYGINGGDMRLMLALRRSGPPYVKRPTDLFRALLVTSGAITKKVDRLVQAGFVERSPDPSHSGGFLVHLTKKGAHAVEDAIEHLAQHSVLAPAMARLTPEARKHGTDFALRMLSTLEQTEMDMPEEEAPAVAPAKRGGRRR
- a CDS encoding extensin-like domain-containing protein; protein product: MRRFSPRPSGRIAIPLLLAAALLIAWALHSGRLVLPPAWNPWAPLDVAAPPNALTRYKLQRLADDPALCHAVLRGTTLVHTPVPDHDAGGGCGWQSAVRVTDARFAPAFTLTCSAAVALAMWERHALQPAALSHFAQPVAHVEHLGSYACRNVRGDRGEGAQRSQHALANALDVAGLHLRDGRRVRVLSDWPREPSAEASFLREVRDGACRFFNGTLSPHYNAAHRDHLHLDRGPYRMCR
- a CDS encoding isocitrate lyase/PEP mutase family protein, which gives rise to MSTSASRLRALLKEPGILAVPGAHDGVSARIAEQAGFSAVYLGGNALGISLAVGQPLLTLTETADCSTRIVRTTPCPLIVDAGAGFGSVAQVHRTVREIESTGAAALHIDDQPYPKSVDYHRGKGGLVDLSEAAARIEVAVKARQHPDFMVIARTDVYRATGDVEQLARRCKAYAQAGADALLLLDVEDPAHLQRVRQDVPDLPLMWIGGVVPPVLSLQQLEKAGFAAALYPFNAIAAVVQSLTDLWAGLRESGRIDQADDFLLRMRGGMSRLAGMQTYWDIEDALRDRRPLGSPQSLQ